TTCCCCCAGATCAGGTGGAAGTTATCTGCAAATTGGTCCCCATAATCAACAAGGTAAGTGACTGCAGACATGTCGCCAGTCaactattatcactggactatcGTGTATCCAGACCAAATCAATACCTGCaccgaataaaaacagaaagtgctggaaaacctcagcagggttggtaacatctgtggagaaacaaGAATTAATGATTCAAGTCCAGTCTGACTCTTCTTCAAAGATCATTTCAGATCTGCATGTAGAGTGGTGAATCTTCGAAAGGATAAGGGGAGTAGAAAGCAGTCAGTACAAAGCTGACACTGCAAATTGATGTATTGTGATTCACTGAGTCATTCTGCCTTTGCAACTTGGTTGACTATTGCAGACATCTGCCAGAATAAACATCAGTGAAGAACTCTTTGTGCAGAGTGTGGCTGTTTTAGAAGTCAGTGACGGTAAAGATCAAAGATTGATTTCTTAAAGAAAGGAGATTAAATTTTAATCTAGTGGATCAAAACACACTAGCGTTTTCTGTGGGAGATAAATAGGTTTGACTGTAAATCAAATTGCAACAAACTGTGAAATTCCTGCCACTGGCTTCGTACTTATGCTTCCCTATAAAATTGTGATCAAAAGCCTTAAGTAAGGTACACACTGACTAAAGTTCTGggaaatgagattagaatagataggtgtttgatggccggtgcagacacgatgggccgatgggcctttTGTGAGGTTGTGAGAATATCCTAGAGAATGAAACACTTCTCAATTTTGAGTCACCACATCAGCATCCAGCACTGGTGGATCAGCTGTAACGTCTCCAGCTAAGTAGAGCTGCTGCTCCCTGCCCCGCCTGCGACATGCAGCTTTGACCTTGTTCCTTACTGATCAGTGtgatatttattttccttttttcatCTTGTAGCCTTTCTGAGTGAAGCAGACAACCCAGTGTCCATATTAAGTGTGGTTCCCTATGTATATGAATTGGAATATACATCAAATATTTTACACATGCTACTCTCACCGCACGTCTCCCATTGTAAAGACCCGGAAGGAAGTCAGTCTTGTTTGGTACACATGGTTTGCTGACATATTTTACCCTAACATCTGGCTTGTATTCACCCCACTTCTCCACCCACAGGATGACATTCTGGTGACACCGGTGGTGGCATTTATAGCTGATACGTTCCATCCACAGCCCAATGCTGACGAAGTGAGTGATGTGTTTATCCTTCCATTGTACCACTTCTTAAAGTCGGAAGAGCACTCTTCAACTCCTTACGATGCGGGAATGTTGCTACACTTCTTCACATTCAAGGACCAGCAGCTGAACAAGTCGTTCACTATTTGGGGCCTCACTGCCCAGATTTGTATTATTGTGGCCTTTATAGCTCTAGGCCAGAAGCCTTTGTTTAAGGTCGATTTTGACATAGATAATCCCTTTGCAAGTTTGGAAAAATATCTTATGGTAAAATATGCCACCAGTAAGCTATGAGTTTACTAATTCCTTATTCTGTCTTTAAACAGGCGGTGGTTAAACATTAATCTCTCAGTAAAATCTGAAGCCCTAATTTATGTTGGCCAATTACGTGCCATTTTAATTGTTCAATCTTTATGTAAAGTCTTCTCAATTTCTTCATTTTTAATTTGTCGTTTTCCAAACAATTGCCTTAGCATAAGCCAGCGGTtaactacagtaagaagtcttacagcaccagactaaagtccaacatatttctttggaatcactagcttttggagcatagctccttcatcaggtgagtcactcaCCTGATGGAGGAGCTACCCTCTGAAAGATAGTGATTCCaaagaaacatgttggactttaacctggtgttgtgagacttcataCTGtaaccaccccagtccaacgccggcatctccacatcatagcgtTTAACTAGGTTGAGTCTTGTGTGATGTTACTGCAGTGTTTAATGGTGACTTTTGTTATGATCTCATGCTGTGGACCAATGTGAAATCTCGGCAGAGTTTGTATATGTTATGTAATAAATTGATACTTATGCagaaaaataataaattatttaatttacAAATATATACTTGAATAGACTATcctacattaataataataatctttattgttacaagtaggtttacattaacacgacaatggagttactgtgaaaagcccctcgccgccacattctggctcctgtttgggtaaacagagggagaactcagaatgtccaaattacctaacagcacgtcttttgggacttgtgggaggaaaccggaacaccctgtTCACACCTACCCAAGAAAATAATTCTTCTACTCTTTTCTTGCTTCATTGTTAACTGTGTTCCTTCCCCCTTGCTTCTACGTTTGTACACAGTTCATGCTGGCTCTAGGTTGGAGCAGCTTTCAACAACGCGGCGCACTGTCAGAAAATGCTTCTCCTACAGgtagctttttcccaggataatcAGTTCACGAAATCAGTTGCCCGCAGTGTGTTCTGCTGAAATTAGAATTCTGTCATTAGGCCAGCTACAGCGACTGAAACATTGGACAAGTATCACAAACCAGTGGATTCCAAGCTTATCGGCATTCTGGGGGCTAAATCAGACAAGCCGGAAGGCCACATGAAATGCACGTTTCTTGCAATCAAGGGTGACATGTGTTGTGTTTCCTTCACTGGTTCCCCCAATCCATACAAATGCGCTTGAATGGACCATTCAGTGTTCTAGCTGCCAGTTTTCTCCTTTCCTCCACTTAAAGGCATTGACAccgatgagccatcaattgcacgagacacgatttgctatacaaaagttaggctttaataagctagaacttagccctgcggtcgactacaataaaatggacgacagccgggcgttctgactatttatacctcggtatggaggcgtggttaacagcctctcgaccaatcggagagccgtcacatgactggtctcaaccaatcggtcgagaggcacatgaccgaccagggccaatggtaagccggtgttctgcaccaatggcagacagctatgcaaatcataccactacattcaccccttgcagagaaagaagccaggggggggggggggggaggtatcaacgagagctgggggggggagagaactggtggtatgagtagcagctggGAGAACAAAAATGTTCTCtcttattacatttttggcttcccactggcccagacaattagcaatagtacacaaagtccatggagctgttgaaatttaaatcgattcgatcagtcttttcgtggcccgtgacgttctggcagaccgccgcagtggagtaggtgacgttggttcagccgatggtggtggttccactggagtccgggagcgatggtccttgaacagtctccgtcacccgagctggctgtggagatgccatggatggggaaggggtgatctgggtggggcgctggggggataaaaacaggggggggtctgtggtgaaggggggggaaggccgcacgcggcgggtgccaggtcccggagggagactgtcctGCCGatcgtcggggtactccacatacgcatactgcgggttagcgtggagtaactggacttgttccaccaatgggtcggacttgtgcacccgcacatgcttccggagcaagatgggtctgggggcggccagccatgtcgggagaggggatccggaggacgacttcctggggaagacaagaagacgttcatgaggtgtctgatttgttgcggtacagagtgagcggatagaatgtagagcattggggataacctcttgccatcgggaaatagggagatctctggaccggagggccagtagtatggtcttccagatggtaccattctcccgctcgatctgtccgttaccccgggggttatagctggtcgtcctgctagaggcaatgcccctgttgagcaggatttgacgcagctcgtcgctcataaaggaggacccccaatcgctgtgtatgtacgcggggtagccgaacagggagaagatggagaggagggccttaatgacggtcgatgtggtcatgtcggggcagggaattgcgaa
The window above is part of the Scyliorhinus canicula chromosome 9, sScyCan1.1, whole genome shotgun sequence genome. Proteins encoded here:
- the nudt7 gene encoding peroxisomal coenzyme A diphosphatase NUDT7, with product MAELGRTSVKEKVKHVLKSYDVGNKYSDLTLPRASVLVPLLIKNEELQVLLTVRSMKMHSSRGEVCFPGGKQDKRDRTEIDTALREAQEEIGLPPDQVEVICKLVPIINKDDILVTPVVAFIADTFHPQPNADEVSDVFILPLYHFLKSEEHSSTPYDAGMLLHFFTFKDQQLNKSFTIWGLTAQICIIVAFIALGQKPLFKVDFDIDNPFASLEKYLMVKYATSKL